One window from the genome of Polynucleobacter sp. MWH-Svant-W18 encodes:
- a CDS encoding GGDEF domain-containing protein encodes MMLIRRRYQKVPYLYGSIHISNIFVTRLLFNSLFKCTSIMLLGLALFSPSAFALEKIVLQLKWSHAYQFVGYYAAKEMGYYESAGLDVDIKPLQAGQDVVTEVVSGRANYGTGTSGLLLARQEGAPVVVMATIFQHSPYVIIAKRFTNNQSIHDLSGKPILLRRLSDELLVYLKREKVNLKNLTDSSPGMDTVEKLIDGSVSAISGYISNEPYRLSQAKFPYDIYSPRSIGIDMYGDNLFTTSDELSKNGQRAERFRVASLQGWEYILSHPDEAAAIIQKYAPEETNKKILFERDKLNPLIRADLVPVGFMNQARWRHTASIYIEAGGLDPNFSLKGFIYDPNPKKDLSLLYIAFGCTLFVLLVVGGIGYYIFRLNRRLRETLSQVQHLAHHDTLTGLPNRALFADRLQRAILKARREKTLFALLYIDIDHFKSINDQYGHHAGDEVLKAACNRMMACIRDSDSLGRLGGDEFVVLLEDLGSAEDALEIAKKIQSAIALGVSVAGEPINTSISIGISIYPNDADSIEDLFKCADTAMYHSKMNGRNSIHLYTKTPQ; translated from the coding sequence ATGATGTTGATTCGTCGGCGCTATCAAAAAGTGCCTTATCTATACGGCAGTATTCACATTTCCAACATTTTTGTGACTCGACTCTTGTTTAATTCGCTGTTTAAGTGCACATCAATAATGCTATTGGGTTTGGCGCTATTCTCACCATCCGCTTTTGCGCTTGAAAAGATTGTACTTCAACTCAAGTGGTCTCATGCCTACCAATTTGTCGGATATTACGCAGCAAAAGAAATGGGTTATTACGAGTCTGCCGGTCTTGATGTGGATATCAAGCCCTTGCAAGCCGGTCAGGATGTTGTTACCGAAGTGGTTTCTGGTCGAGCAAATTATGGAACAGGTACTAGTGGTTTGCTCTTAGCCAGGCAGGAGGGCGCACCGGTAGTTGTTATGGCTACTATCTTCCAGCACTCTCCTTATGTAATTATCGCTAAGAGATTTACTAATAATCAAAGTATTCATGATCTAAGTGGCAAGCCTATTTTATTAAGACGTTTGTCAGATGAATTACTGGTTTATTTAAAGCGTGAAAAAGTCAATCTCAAGAATTTAACTGACTCCTCGCCTGGGATGGATACGGTTGAAAAGCTCATAGATGGTTCTGTAAGTGCCATCTCAGGATATATTAGTAATGAACCCTATCGATTATCACAAGCAAAATTTCCCTACGATATCTACAGTCCTCGATCGATTGGCATTGATATGTACGGCGATAATCTATTTACAACTAGCGATGAGCTAAGTAAAAACGGCCAAAGAGCAGAGCGTTTTCGGGTTGCCAGCCTACAGGGTTGGGAATATATATTAAGTCATCCTGATGAGGCGGCCGCAATTATTCAAAAATATGCCCCAGAAGAGACAAATAAAAAAATTCTATTTGAGCGCGATAAACTCAATCCCTTAATACGAGCCGATCTTGTGCCGGTAGGTTTTATGAACCAAGCCCGCTGGCGGCATACGGCTTCAATTTATATTGAAGCTGGTGGACTTGATCCAAACTTTTCTTTAAAGGGATTTATTTACGACCCCAATCCCAAAAAAGATTTATCCCTTTTATATATCGCATTTGGCTGCACATTATTCGTCTTGTTAGTGGTTGGTGGTATTGGGTACTATATTTTTCGCCTCAATCGTCGTTTGAGGGAAACGCTATCTCAGGTACAGCACTTAGCGCACCATGACACCCTGACTGGGCTGCCCAATAGGGCGCTCTTTGCTGATCGCTTACAGCGAGCCATATTAAAGGCTCGCCGAGAGAAAACTCTTTTTGCTTTGCTCTACATTGATATTGATCATTTTAAGAGCATTAATGATCAATATGGTCATCACGCAGGCGACGAGGTTCTCAAGGCGGCCTGCAATCGCATGATGGCCTGCATTCGAGACTCAGACTCATTAGGCCGCTTGGGTGGCGATGAGTTTGTAGTTCTGCTGGAGGATCTTGGTTCAGCAGAGGATGCTCTAGAAATCGCGAAAAAGATTCAGTCAGCTATCGCATTGGGTGTATCAGTTGCCGGTGAACCGATCAATACCTCCATTAGTATTGGGATCTCGATTTACCCTAATGATGCCGACTCGATAGAGGATTTATTTAAGTGCGCCGATACCGCAATGTATCACTCTAAGATGAATGGCAGAAATTCCATTCATTTGTATACAAAAACTCCCCAATAA
- a CDS encoding ATP-dependent RecD-like DNA helicase, whose translation MSLPAESVSSEIEITPDYEAVIEAIDRHDPYIFVSGKAGTGKTTLIGYLRETIPGNVVVVAPTGVAALQVKGVTIHSFFRLPPRLIFPEEDIKPLRDKRLYKDIRLLIIDEISMVRADVVDAMDLFLRENGPQKGKPFGGIQVMFVGDLFQLPPVVSSSDMQVLADRGYEGPYFFCAMALHRKEVTMVELSKIFRQKDADFAALLNRIRINHDVDEAIDLLNAQCYRPNHVVDEDTITLTTTNARADQINGAGLRAIEADIKVYTGKTTGKFNVDERNLPSANNLALKLGAKVMFTATDPGFPKRWVNGTIGIVRELLPDKVKVMVKNGPYSNTVEVTGHQWESYRYDHDMMSGKISPSIIGTYVQIPLMLAWAVTIHKSQGKTLDKVKVDLSSGAFASGQVYVALSRCKTIEGISLQRPIEPRDVSCDQEIKRFYLNCLPRS comes from the coding sequence ATGAGTCTTCCAGCTGAATCCGTCTCTTCTGAAATAGAAATCACCCCCGATTACGAGGCGGTGATTGAGGCGATTGACAGGCATGACCCCTATATCTTTGTCAGTGGTAAAGCGGGGACTGGTAAAACAACCCTCATCGGTTATCTACGAGAAACCATTCCAGGTAATGTCGTTGTCGTTGCTCCTACAGGCGTAGCAGCCTTGCAGGTTAAAGGGGTTACGATCCATTCCTTTTTTCGCCTTCCACCCCGTTTAATCTTTCCAGAAGAAGACATCAAGCCACTGCGCGATAAGCGACTCTATAAAGATATTCGTCTGCTCATCATTGATGAGATCTCGATGGTGCGTGCTGATGTGGTGGATGCGATGGATTTATTCTTGCGCGAGAACGGTCCCCAAAAAGGTAAACCTTTTGGCGGTATTCAGGTAATGTTTGTGGGGGATTTGTTTCAGTTACCCCCAGTGGTCTCTAGTAGCGATATGCAGGTCTTAGCCGATAGGGGATATGAAGGCCCGTATTTCTTCTGTGCCATGGCACTGCATCGCAAAGAAGTCACGATGGTTGAGCTTTCCAAGATCTTTCGCCAAAAAGATGCTGACTTTGCAGCACTCTTGAATCGCATTCGAATCAATCACGATGTGGATGAGGCCATTGATCTCCTCAATGCTCAGTGTTATCGACCCAATCACGTAGTCGATGAGGACACCATTACGCTCACCACTACCAATGCAAGAGCAGATCAAATTAATGGGGCGGGTTTGCGGGCAATCGAGGCCGATATCAAAGTCTATACCGGCAAAACAACTGGTAAGTTTAATGTTGATGAACGCAATTTACCTTCAGCAAATAATCTTGCGCTTAAGCTTGGCGCAAAAGTCATGTTTACAGCTACGGACCCAGGTTTTCCGAAGCGTTGGGTCAACGGTACGATCGGTATCGTACGAGAATTACTGCCTGATAAGGTGAAGGTGATGGTCAAGAATGGACCCTATTCCAATACGGTTGAAGTAACCGGTCATCAATGGGAATCCTATCGTTACGATCATGACATGATGTCTGGAAAAATCTCACCCAGCATCATTGGTACCTATGTGCAGATCCCTTTAATGCTAGCTTGGGCTGTCACCATCCATAAGAGTCAGGGTAAGACGCTCGATAAAGTCAAAGTGGATTTATCTTCAGGCGCATTTGCATCTGGTCAGGTGTATGTTGCACTCAGTCGTTGTAAAACGATTGAGGGGATTTCATTACAAAGACCGATTGAGCCTCGGGATGTGAGTTGCGATCAAGAGATCAAACGCTTTTATCTCAATTGCTTACCCCGCTCTTGA
- a CDS encoding type I secretion system permease/ATPase, producing the protein MQKFLKPPPADNEILVALYGYKKIFRSVGFFTACMNLLLLVPSIYMLEVYDRVLTSRNEFTLLMLSLIILLLYVIYAALDAIRSHTVIEVGKKIDAELNHRTYTAAFEQNLKVKGGNAGQALNDLTTIRQFVTGPSLYAFFDAPWFPFYLVVIFLFNGWLGLFSSVCVLILIVLAFVNESATHEPLSEASTLSVQSSNIASNNLRQAEVLESMGMLPALRDRWFALHSKFLHMQALASQRAATMGAMTKFFRTLMQSLALGFAAFLVLENKLSPGMMIAATILLGKATAPVEMVIGSWKQWRGVVSSYDRLKKLLADNPPRVVGMSLPRPKGYLSMEGVYAAPPGVTKPVLKNINFAIEPGDVLGVIGPSASGKSTLARVAVGIWPSTPNAARIDGADVYRWNKDELGPALGYVPQDIEVFPGTVSENIARFREFQPEDVIAAAQSAGVHDMILHFPEGYDTRIGDGGMGLSGGQKQRLALARALYGKPNLVVLDEPNSNLDEVGEAALVRAIQELQARKASVIVITHRIPILQVTNKLLLLQDGNARMFGPTAQVMQALQGKPTNTAPGTAAGPGEQVATSNSAVTPTTAATAASVATADPKPRKRIARKRVLKETVDMVDIVEATPEKPAEAA; encoded by the coding sequence ATGCAAAAATTCCTTAAACCCCCTCCAGCAGATAATGAGATTCTCGTGGCCTTATATGGCTACAAGAAGATCTTCCGCTCGGTGGGGTTTTTTACTGCTTGCATGAACTTGCTGTTGTTAGTCCCCTCCATTTATATGCTGGAGGTCTATGACAGGGTGCTAACTAGTCGTAACGAGTTCACGCTCTTGATGTTGTCCCTGATCATCTTATTGCTGTATGTGATCTACGCAGCTTTGGACGCCATTCGCAGTCATACCGTAATTGAAGTAGGCAAGAAAATCGATGCTGAACTCAATCATCGTACCTATACCGCTGCCTTTGAGCAAAATCTCAAGGTCAAGGGTGGTAATGCAGGTCAAGCTTTAAACGACTTAACGACTATTCGTCAGTTTGTAACCGGTCCATCTCTGTATGCTTTCTTTGACGCGCCATGGTTCCCGTTCTACTTAGTAGTGATCTTTCTGTTTAATGGCTGGCTGGGATTATTTTCCTCAGTCTGCGTATTGATTCTGATTGTCTTAGCCTTTGTAAACGAATCTGCTACTCATGAACCCTTATCAGAAGCGAGTACTTTATCGGTTCAGTCTTCCAATATCGCCAGCAATAATCTGCGCCAAGCAGAAGTCTTGGAATCGATGGGTATGTTGCCAGCACTGCGTGATCGCTGGTTTGCTTTGCATAGCAAGTTCTTACATATGCAAGCCCTGGCAAGTCAACGCGCTGCCACGATGGGGGCAATGACCAAGTTCTTCCGTACCTTAATGCAATCTTTGGCATTAGGTTTTGCAGCCTTTTTGGTTCTGGAGAACAAACTCTCGCCCGGCATGATGATTGCCGCCACCATATTGCTGGGTAAGGCAACCGCCCCTGTAGAAATGGTGATCGGCTCCTGGAAGCAGTGGCGTGGGGTAGTGAGCTCATATGACCGCCTTAAAAAACTCCTCGCTGATAATCCACCCCGTGTTGTTGGCATGAGTTTGCCAAGGCCAAAGGGGTATCTAAGCATGGAAGGGGTGTACGCTGCTCCCCCAGGTGTTACCAAACCCGTACTCAAGAACATCAATTTTGCGATTGAGCCAGGCGATGTACTGGGTGTCATTGGGCCCAGCGCTTCTGGTAAATCCACCTTAGCCAGAGTAGCCGTAGGTATCTGGCCATCCACCCCTAATGCCGCTCGGATAGATGGAGCTGACGTCTATCGCTGGAATAAAGATGAGCTAGGACCGGCCTTGGGCTATGTTCCCCAAGATATTGAAGTCTTCCCAGGCACTGTTAGTGAAAACATTGCCCGCTTTAGAGAGTTTCAACCAGAAGATGTCATTGCTGCGGCACAGTCTGCTGGTGTGCACGACATGATTTTGCATTTTCCGGAAGGCTATGACACCCGTATTGGTGATGGTGGCATGGGATTGTCTGGTGGCCAGAAACAACGTCTGGCATTAGCCCGTGCACTCTATGGCAAACCGAATCTCGTTGTTTTAGATGAACCCAACTCAAACTTGGATGAAGTCGGTGAAGCCGCGTTAGTGAGAGCCATTCAAGAACTACAAGCCCGTAAGGCCTCAGTCATTGTCATTACCCATCGCATTCCAATTCTACAAGTGACAAATAAGTTATTGCTCTTACAAGATGGCAATGCCCGTATGTTTGGGCCAACTGCACAAGTGATGCAAGCCTTGCAAGGCAAGCCTACCAATACAGCTCCTGGAACAGCCGCCGGACCTGGCGAACAAGTAGCTACCTCCAATTCTGCTGTTACTCCTACAACTGCTGCTACAGCCGCTTCAGTAGCTACTGCAGATCCCAAACCGCGTAAACGCATTGCTCGTAAACGGGTGCTTAAAGAAACCGTTGATATGGTGGATATTGTTGAAGCGACACCAGAAAAACCAGCGGAGGCAGCGTGA
- a CDS encoding cyclic nucleotide-binding domain-containing protein: protein MSLIKKTLLLKLLVWVLLACNLLLLSWLDVHTGSIWGWAVTDFTDSHPFNLIDVVAIFQFVLFAITADVVMRRSVIRYNHHSKKSQIPAILVQCFTILIYAMFGLAGFILLYDHSVSNLLAASGAIGLSIGYVCRDMISDVVNSIVIQTDGLIAINDWIEVSDNGSTQYFQVVQFDRRMVTLRNRFDYLVKIPNTRFIGMSYINLSKQGEGRGSRRTLEIKLDALNHSEKVIGVLNLVLESVINTDSDFMNWQYCGIKSLESGGVTYLMAYECKPYLKPIDSNSRMMKVALRFLTAAGINTGNSMEVQTLDKYESKTSNRFYEIYEFSILRVMSHNEAMQLSKTAAVVNCFKGEQLIRQGEQADSMFLVSEGSLEVKVPGKDGNAITVATLWPGDCVGEMSLLTGAPRSADVFAKVDAVLVEIKKENIAPILESNLRLIDEISELLAKRQAHSAAMANNSTIGDLREQSQNLAKKILGFFFKGLH, encoded by the coding sequence ATGAGTTTGATTAAAAAAACACTATTGCTAAAGCTCTTAGTTTGGGTGTTACTGGCATGTAATTTGCTCTTGCTGTCTTGGTTAGATGTTCATACTGGCTCAATCTGGGGTTGGGCTGTTACGGATTTCACGGACTCTCATCCTTTTAATCTCATTGATGTTGTCGCGATTTTTCAGTTTGTGCTTTTTGCCATTACTGCCGATGTAGTGATGCGCAGGTCTGTTATTCGCTATAACCACCATTCCAAAAAATCACAAATTCCTGCGATCTTAGTGCAGTGCTTCACTATTTTGATCTACGCCATGTTTGGCTTGGCTGGCTTTATCTTGCTGTATGACCATTCAGTAAGCAATCTTTTGGCAGCATCAGGCGCCATTGGCTTGAGTATTGGTTATGTCTGTAGGGACATGATTTCTGATGTGGTGAATAGTATCGTGATTCAAACGGATGGGCTGATTGCCATTAACGATTGGATTGAAGTCTCAGATAACGGCAGCACCCAATATTTTCAAGTCGTGCAGTTTGATCGCAGAATGGTTACTTTACGTAATCGCTTTGATTATTTGGTCAAAATTCCCAATACCCGTTTTATTGGCATGAGCTATATCAATTTAAGCAAGCAGGGAGAAGGCAGAGGCTCTAGAAGAACACTAGAAATCAAGCTTGACGCCCTCAATCATTCTGAAAAAGTCATTGGGGTATTGAATCTGGTGCTGGAATCAGTCATTAATACGGATTCTGATTTTATGAACTGGCAGTATTGCGGCATTAAATCGCTGGAGTCTGGAGGCGTTACCTATTTAATGGCCTATGAGTGCAAGCCATATTTAAAGCCAATTGATTCCAATTCAAGAATGATGAAAGTAGCGCTGCGTTTCCTGACGGCGGCAGGTATTAATACTGGTAATTCCATGGAAGTGCAAACCCTGGATAAGTACGAATCCAAAACCTCTAATCGCTTTTATGAAATCTATGAGTTCAGTATTCTGAGGGTAATGAGCCATAATGAGGCGATGCAATTATCCAAGACGGCTGCAGTCGTTAATTGTTTTAAAGGTGAACAATTGATTCGTCAAGGAGAGCAGGCTGATAGCATGTTCTTAGTTTCTGAAGGTTCGCTAGAGGTCAAAGTTCCCGGAAAAGATGGCAATGCCATCACAGTGGCAACCCTATGGCCTGGTGACTGCGTCGGCGAAATGTCTCTATTAACTGGCGCCCCTCGCTCTGCTGATGTATTTGCAAAAGTAGATGCCGTATTGGTTGAAATCAAAAAAGAAAATATTGCCCCCATCTTGGAATCTAATCTGAGATTGATTGATGAGATCTCCGAATTGCTTGCCAAACGTCAAGCGCATTCTGCTGCCATGGCTAATAACTCTACTATCGGTGATTTGCGAGAGCAAAGCCAAAATTTAGCCAAAAAGATCTTGGGTTTCTTCTTCAAGGGTTTGCACTAA
- a CDS encoding TolC family outer membrane protein — MMALKNPSPVFPFRGTLFRLAITLFTGLTTGLAMSPAFALDLMQSYELALKNDPVYRSASKDYEAGMENNGIGRAAVLPKIAAQYNQSANRATQWGAQYTGGPQTSTNWSYPSNYSYVQLTQPIFSLEAFARWRQGVAQADFSQSKFIFNTQDLLIRVLQAYTDLLFSQDQLQFQVAERDAFFEQYKAAKKLNQGGEASITDMLEAEAAYQVADAKVVDAKDAVENARRKFVSIIGEPVEDITKVNKLSGNFRYLNMPTIRFEDWKDKALASNAELKAAANNMEIAKQEYRKNHAGHYPVVNLVGALTTQQSNTVTSINNTTNQSYLGVQVSLPIFSGGEINARSSQAYANYEKAQADYEVTKDKVVTELRKQFDLVVSGKQKVQALSTAQESATQLVKSMRKSVLAGERINVDVLLAEKGLFNTRRDLAQTKYNYLVAYLKLNQLGGSLEVDDFEKVAIYFKN, encoded by the coding sequence ATGATGGCATTAAAAAATCCATCCCCAGTTTTTCCATTTAGAGGAACGCTATTTCGTCTTGCTATCACCCTCTTTACAGGACTTACTACAGGCTTGGCAATGTCGCCAGCATTTGCATTAGATCTTATGCAGTCTTATGAGTTGGCGCTAAAGAATGATCCGGTCTATCGTTCCGCTAGTAAAGATTACGAAGCGGGGATGGAAAATAACGGAATTGGCAGAGCGGCAGTATTGCCTAAGATAGCGGCGCAATATAACCAAAGCGCGAATAGGGCAACTCAGTGGGGTGCGCAGTATACCGGTGGCCCACAGACATCGACTAATTGGAGCTATCCAAGTAATTATTCATATGTGCAGTTAACTCAGCCTATCTTTAGCTTAGAAGCCTTTGCCCGCTGGCGCCAAGGTGTAGCTCAGGCTGACTTTAGTCAGTCTAAATTTATTTTTAATACCCAGGATTTGTTGATTCGGGTGTTGCAGGCTTATACGGACCTTCTTTTTTCCCAAGATCAGTTGCAATTTCAGGTGGCAGAGAGAGATGCTTTCTTTGAGCAATACAAGGCTGCAAAAAAACTCAATCAGGGTGGGGAAGCATCGATTACTGATATGTTGGAAGCAGAAGCTGCATATCAAGTAGCGGATGCCAAAGTAGTAGATGCAAAGGATGCAGTTGAGAACGCGCGCCGCAAATTTGTTAGCATTATTGGCGAACCTGTAGAGGATATTACTAAGGTAAATAAACTTTCAGGCAATTTCCGATACCTAAATATGCCTACCATTCGGTTTGAAGACTGGAAAGATAAGGCACTTGCAAGCAATGCAGAATTAAAAGCAGCCGCAAACAATATGGAAATTGCCAAACAAGAATATCGGAAAAACCATGCAGGTCATTATCCAGTGGTGAACTTGGTTGGCGCACTAACCACGCAGCAATCTAATACGGTTACCAGTATTAATAACACCACTAATCAAAGTTACCTGGGAGTGCAAGTGAGCTTACCAATCTTTAGTGGTGGCGAGATCAATGCCCGCAGTTCACAAGCCTATGCTAACTATGAAAAGGCCCAGGCAGATTATGAGGTCACTAAAGACAAGGTAGTTACTGAGCTTCGCAAGCAATTTGACCTAGTGGTATCTGGTAAGCAAAAGGTCCAAGCTTTATCGACTGCTCAAGAGTCAGCAACTCAGCTAGTTAAGTCAATGCGCAAGAGTGTGCTGGCAGGAGAGCGCATTAATGTGGATGTATTGCTGGCGGAGAAGGGTTTATTTAATACTCGTCGCGATTTAGCGCAGACAAAGTACAACTATTTGGTTGCCTACTTAAAATTAAATCAGCTTGGTGGAAGTCTTGAAGTAGATGACTTTGAAAAAGTTGCTATCTACTTTAAGAACTAA
- a CDS encoding response regulator transcription factor — translation MLMNTDANTNLIKVQVVDRQQIALWGIDQLIKQDGRFQVCATATNAEDALKHAINSKPDVIVLDPELGDEDGIGLISTLIDKTKAKVIVYTSTQNPTALDQSVVKGARGVINKTEPVDILLKAIEKIHIGELWLNRNATSRILLQIAQANSPKELSLEQKKLKTLTSKEEKVTRAIQLHSEKTLKQISESLHISEHTLRNHLASIYDKLGVRNRMELYVFCGKFQKTDNPNAHPKRRSTDA, via the coding sequence ATGCTTATGAATACTGACGCCAATACCAACTTGATTAAAGTTCAGGTCGTTGACCGTCAGCAGATTGCACTCTGGGGCATTGATCAACTCATCAAACAAGATGGTCGCTTTCAAGTATGCGCAACAGCTACCAATGCTGAAGATGCCCTAAAGCACGCTATCAACTCTAAACCCGATGTCATCGTCTTAGACCCTGAATTAGGCGACGAAGATGGTATTGGCCTCATCTCTACCCTAATCGATAAAACAAAAGCCAAGGTAATCGTCTATACCTCGACTCAAAATCCAACAGCTTTAGATCAATCGGTCGTTAAAGGTGCGCGTGGTGTGATCAATAAAACAGAGCCCGTGGATATTCTCTTAAAGGCCATTGAAAAGATACATATTGGCGAGCTCTGGCTTAATCGCAATGCCACCTCCCGTATCTTGTTGCAAATTGCCCAAGCGAACTCTCCTAAAGAATTGAGTCTTGAGCAGAAAAAATTGAAGACACTTACTTCCAAAGAAGAAAAAGTAACACGGGCTATTCAGCTTCATTCTGAAAAGACCTTGAAACAAATCTCTGAGAGCCTTCACATTAGCGAACATACGCTACGCAACCACCTAGCCTCGATCTACGACAAATTGGGTGTTCGTAACCGCATGGAGCTCTATGTTTTCTGTGGCAAGTTTCAAAAAACAGATAATCCAAACGCACATCCAAAGCGTCGCTCTACAGACGCTTAA
- a CDS encoding PilZ domain-containing protein, with product MKSKPIRTSVRKKTRAVRHPVSFPISVGFSKGIVKDISTTGIYFEIDQSQSVGSDIDFVLDLDTPGGPIQIQCHGTVIRIEEISGRIGIGATINETIFKN from the coding sequence ATGAAATCAAAACCCATTCGCACCAGCGTCAGAAAGAAAACACGAGCAGTGAGGCATCCGGTCTCCTTCCCCATTTCGGTAGGCTTCTCTAAAGGGATCGTCAAAGATATTAGCACTACTGGAATTTACTTTGAGATTGATCAGAGCCAAAGTGTAGGATCTGATATCGATTTTGTATTAGATCTTGATACGCCTGGTGGCCCTATTCAAATTCAGTGTCACGGGACGGTGATCCGCATTGAAGAAATATCTGGCCGCATTGGTATTGGTGCAACGATTAATGAGACTATATTTAAAAACTAA
- a CDS encoding HlyD family efflux transporter periplasmic adaptor subunit: MNEPVQKDSAEQAVSTSSQEQANTAATNSSKTEDFKASTALVVGNAANITKQAVSTAMTKLSEGYVEWHDLRTGKKDEKYFSWLGWQILIWGFGGALLWAFLAPIEKGVSASGYVITDSNRKAIQPAFAGVVDDIFVKEGQQVKAGEVLVKLNPISAKAQANATKETIDGLDAQVKGLSQAIAQKKQQSALLERQLVGLRELAAEGYMAKNKVLELERQQLQLKASILEDEGNLIRTKKQMSEQQEKLNPYEYDLANTELRSPVNGQVVNITIFTKGGVVSPGQKLMEVVPTNEAMIVEGQLPVHLVDKVHVDLPVEMMFTAFNTNRTPHIPGVLISVGADRIVDEKTGNPYYKIQAITTAQGAKLLKDLKVRPGMPVELFVKTGEQSMMTYLMKPVFDRAHSAMRED, translated from the coding sequence ATGAACGAGCCTGTGCAAAAAGATAGCGCTGAGCAAGCTGTTTCTACTAGTAGTCAGGAACAAGCAAATACTGCTGCAACCAATTCATCTAAAACCGAAGACTTCAAAGCAAGCACTGCATTGGTAGTTGGTAACGCAGCCAATATCACCAAACAAGCGGTATCAACTGCCATGACCAAGCTATCAGAAGGTTATGTTGAGTGGCATGACTTGCGCACTGGTAAGAAGGATGAAAAGTATTTCTCCTGGTTGGGCTGGCAAATTCTGATTTGGGGATTTGGTGGGGCACTTTTATGGGCATTCCTAGCGCCGATAGAGAAGGGTGTTTCTGCATCTGGATATGTCATTACTGACAGTAACCGTAAGGCTATACAACCTGCATTTGCAGGAGTAGTCGATGACATCTTTGTCAAAGAAGGTCAGCAGGTCAAAGCGGGTGAAGTACTGGTTAAGCTCAATCCCATCAGCGCTAAAGCACAAGCCAATGCCACCAAAGAAACTATTGATGGCTTGGATGCTCAAGTCAAGGGTTTGTCACAAGCGATTGCCCAGAAGAAACAACAATCCGCCTTATTGGAAAGACAGTTAGTCGGTTTGCGTGAGCTCGCTGCTGAAGGCTATATGGCCAAGAACAAAGTGTTGGAGTTAGAACGCCAGCAATTGCAACTCAAGGCATCAATCTTAGAAGACGAAGGTAATCTCATTCGTACTAAGAAGCAAATGAGCGAGCAACAAGAAAAGCTCAATCCCTATGAATACGATTTGGCCAATACCGAATTGAGATCCCCCGTAAACGGCCAGGTCGTCAATATCACTATCTTTACCAAGGGTGGAGTAGTCAGCCCAGGGCAAAAACTGATGGAAGTAGTACCAACAAATGAAGCCATGATTGTGGAGGGGCAGCTACCCGTGCATTTGGTGGATAAGGTGCACGTCGATCTGCCTGTGGAGATGATGTTTACCGCATTTAATACTAATCGCACCCCACATATTCCTGGGGTATTGATCTCGGTAGGTGCCGATCGCATTGTTGATGAAAAAACTGGTAATCCCTATTACAAGATACAGGCGATTACTACAGCACAAGGTGCCAAATTATTAAAAGACTTAAAGGTTCGCCCTGGTATGCCAGTCGAACTCTTTGTGAAAACTGGTGAGCAATCCATGATGACTTACTTGATGAAGCCTGTCTTTGACAGAGCCCATTCAGCAATGCGCGAGGATTAA